In a single window of the Rhineura floridana isolate rRhiFlo1 chromosome 3, rRhiFlo1.hap2, whole genome shotgun sequence genome:
- the LOC133379449 gene encoding pseudouridine-5'-phosphatase-like, whose product MTTSSSKPLQPVTHVIFDLDGTLLNTETLYTEVIQDICTRYGKQFSWDLKSTIMGRREAEAIVMIQKTLDLPLSPDELMEETKKKKKELFPKAALMPGAEKLVLHLHQNKIPMAIASSSIQEAFDMKTGHHKAFFHLFHHVVLGDNPELKAGKPAPDIFLICAKRFEAPAPPEKCLVFEDASNGVKAAVGAGMQVVMVPDENLAKEFTKEATLVLRSMSDFKPEMFGLPKFQ is encoded by the coding sequence ATGACCACCTCTAGCAGTAAACCGCTACAGCCCGTCACCCACGTCATTTTTGACTTGGACGGCACCCTTCTGAATACTGAAACGCTTTATACTGAGGTAATACAAGATATCTGTACCCGCTACGGGAAGCAATTCTCTTGGGACTTGAAATCCACAATTATGGGCAGAAGAGAAGCAGAGGCAATAGTGATGATTCAAAAGACCCTCGACCTCCCCTTAAGCCCAGATGAACTAATGGAAGaaacgaagaagaagaagaaagaattaTTCCCAAAAGCTGCACTGATGCCAGGCGCTGAAAAACTTGTCCTCCATCTACATCAGAACAAGATACCCATGGCAATTGCCAGCAGCTCCATTCAAGAGGCCTTTGACATGAAAACAGGCCACCACAAAGCCTTCTTTCACTTATTTCATCATGTTGTGCTAGGAGATAACCCTGAATTGAAGGCTGGCAAGCCAGCGCCTGATATTTTTTTAATCTGCGCAAAGAGATTTGAGGCACCAGCACCTCCAGAAAAGTGTCTTGTGTTTGAAGATGCCTCTAATGGGGTCAAAGCAGCAGTGGGCGCTGGCATGCAAGTGGTCATGGTCCCAGATGAGAACCTGGCAAAAGAGTTTACTAAAGAAGCTACCCTGGTACTCCGCTCGATGAGTGACTTTAAGCCAGAAATGTTTGGGTTACCAAAATTTCAGTGA